The following nucleotide sequence is from Cicer arietinum cultivar CDC Frontier isolate Library 1 chromosome 2, Cicar.CDCFrontier_v2.0, whole genome shotgun sequence.
ttattttctaaaaattaaaaattaatttttttacgaaACTAATATTAAAGTTATATAAGAACTTTTTTTGGCTCAATTACTTAGGAACTAAAAACCTAAttaatccaaaatttatttaattaataaagtgtcgAAGAAGCCAATAACATCCTATTTTAAATTTCGTCACCAACAATAAAAAGACAAGTCCTATCCTAAATACCTAATAATTGTGAATTTAAAAGATTTGGAGTTTGAAAAAACAACACAACTTCGATTCCACGAAAAAACAATCACAGTGCCTTCGTTGAATTCCGATGGGTGAGGAAAATTCAGAACCACCGGCAGCGGCACCGGCAGCGACGTTCATAGAGGTTACCTGTAGAAGCACCGGAAAGACCGTACGATTTGCAGCGGGAACAGATGCGGGATTCGCGGTTTCGCTGATAAATCGGAAATTGAAAGGATTGAATCAATTGGCAACGCACATAGAAGCTGTTAAAGATGGcgaacaagaagaagaagaagaaacaatcGCTTTTGGACCAACTGCTATTCTCTCAAATTTCGGTGAAAATTGGAAGCTCCAAACTGTTCTTTCTTTTGGTAATTTTCAACACCTCTTCTCATTTTCCATTATCAATCTATTGTTTCAAATTCGAACTGGATTCATGCGAGTgaaatcaattcaattcaactAACTATTTTGTTTAGAAAACTTAAATGAGATTGTATGCTAGGTTTGTTAAACTTTATTAATTAAGACGTTTTATGTAACTAAAGTGAATAATTTAGTTATAtgaattattcatattttaactaACTTAGGTGAATATTTAAGTTGTTGAAACTAGAgtttttaaatggttttatttcattttgaaattaGACTTATATTTTATGGctttttaaatatgtcaaatcataattttaataaaagaatttagaaatgaatcaaaattattggactttaaaaaaaataaactaattttttgaattgatgaaaaatagaaaaccgaaactacaatttttcatttttacttttatcttaAGGTTGTATAAGTGTAAAATTAACCttatagtttttattattatattttggtaaacaaatttttttttatgagtactTACCATTTAAGCACAATTTTgcaatttgaaaacaaaacacAGCTAAAATGATTTGCATGAAAACCAAAGTTTATTATTTGAGTGTATTGTTTTTTAAGAATGTGTACAATGTtaagaaaaggaagaaaaaacaCTGGTATTAATTTTTGATAGTTTCTTAATTGTTGTTTACAGAAGAACGGATAAATGGAGGTATTCATGGGATGGCAAAACAGACACCAAAAGATGTAagtttattttctgattaaagTAAAAGCATAACTTTGTACAAGTTTTGCACAAATGCCTTCACttcaagtatttttttttgtacacATTTTTACTTTTCCTTTTGTATTGTTCTAACTAAAccttattttaattcttaaagTGTAGTAAAAGCTTTgcttgaaaattaattttgtaaactTGAAATACCATTTAAGCATGAGCTAATCACCAATTTGTTGACTTTCATTCTCCAGGTTTCAGGTGATGAAAGCAGGGTACCCAACCAAATTAGCTCACTATAtattgttaaaacaatatttgcttttattttgatttttgtacTTGCTGCTATTTTTACTTTGTTTCTTGACAATCTTCCTGAATTGATAGTTTTTGTTAAGTCAATAAT
It contains:
- the LOC101492602 gene encoding uncharacterized protein gives rise to the protein MGEENSEPPAAAPAATFIEVTCRSTGKTVRFAAGTDAGFAVSLINRKLKGLNQLATHIEAVKDGEQEEEEETIAFGPTAILSNFGENWKLQTVLSFEERINGGIHGMAKQTPKDVSGDESRVPNQISSLYIVKTIFAFILIFVLAAIFTLFLDNLPELIVFVKSII